GGTCCACGGATGTCTCTTTTCTTAATCTCTCTGGTGATGTCGCTAACTTGTTTCAAACTCAATTCGCGCGCCATTACCATCACATCCGCATACATAGAGTAGAACTCTACTGTTTCGATGTTACTGATGTTGGCCTGGGTAGATATATGGATAGGAAAACCAATTTTCTTGGCATAGTTCATCACCGAGTGGTCTGCAGCGATGATAGCAGAAATGCCACTCTCTTTGGCAGCATCTACGATCGAACGCATCAGATTCATATCATGGTCGTACATCACCGTATTCATGGTGATGTAGCTTTTTAGTCCATTTTCATCACAGATTTTGGCAATTTCTCTCAAGTCATCGAGGGTGAAATTGTTGGAAGAGCGAGCGCGCATGTTGAGCTGCTCTACCCCAAAGTAGATCGAATTGGCTCCTCCTTTGATTGCTGCTCTCAGCGACTCATATGAGCCCGCTGGCGCCATGATTTCTATGTCGTGCTTTTCCATCTTATTTTCCATCATAGACCACTCCACTGGTCGGTGTTTCGTTCAATTCTATTTTACTCAAAAGTGGTAGCTGTGGTTTGATCTGATCCCAGATCCAAACCGTGATTCGCTCCGCGGTTGGGTTTTCTAAACCCGGGATATCATTGATCAGCTGGTGATCCAAACGATCAATAATCGGCTTGATCACATCCTTGACATCTTTGAAGTCCATGACCCATTCCAAGTCTTCTACCAGATCACCTTCCAAAAAGACGGTAAGGTGATAAGTATGACCATGAATATTCTTGCACTTGTGCCCATCGGGTACATTGGGAAGAAAATGAGCGGAATCAAAAGCGAACTTCTTGAATATGACCATGTTGCTAATTATGCACTTTTAGTAAATGTTCCGCGAAGTTAGGGTATTTTGGGTGGATTGTAAAGTTTGTAAATAAAAGTGCTGGCAAAGAGATGTCCAGAGACAAAAAAAGGCCGTCTAACCAGACAGCCTTTTCATCATCTTTTGATCCTGAAAGATGTAGTCTAATTCTTAATTAATCTTGAAACGTAAGAATTAGCTTTCTCCCCATCTAGTCTGATCATGTATATTCCTGACTTTAGATGTGTCACATCAATTTGAACCTTAGATTGATAGATTGGGCCACTTGAGACTATCTGCCCTTCCAAATTTAAGACCTGATAGGTGTTGAAGTCTTCAGAACCATTTATCATTAGATAGTCTGAAGTAGGGTTGGGGTAGATATTCAAGTCGACCGTGCGTTGTGTGGATAATATTGTTTCTACTACAGTCAGGGTGAAGTCCTGTGAGTAGAGATTGTTTTCTGCTTGTTGATCATCGGCAGTGATCGTAAATTGCTGTGTGCCAAATGCACCCTCCACAGTTGTGATTTCAATTTCAGTTCCAGAAATATTGAATGTCACCAGACTTCCGTCGTTTGGAGTGATGCTGTAACTGACGTTTTGCTCTATTTCATCTGCCGGGATGTCATCTATATTGATGCTTATGTGTTGCACATCTGCAAAATCT
This is a stretch of genomic DNA from Reichenbachiella ulvae. It encodes these proteins:
- the queD gene encoding 6-carboxytetrahydropterin synthase QueD — translated: MVIFKKFAFDSAHFLPNVPDGHKCKNIHGHTYHLTVFLEGDLVEDLEWVMDFKDVKDVIKPIIDRLDHQLINDIPGLENPTAERITVWIWDQIKPQLPLLSKIELNETPTSGVVYDGK